The Peribacillus sp. FSL E2-0218 genome contains a region encoding:
- a CDS encoding adenylosuccinate synthase: MSSVVVVGTQWGDEGKGKITDFLSQNAEAIARYQGGNNAGHTIKFNGVTYKLHLIPSGIFYSDKICVIGNGMVVDPKALVEELAYLHSHGVSTDNLRISNRAHVILPYHIKLDEVEEDRKGANKIGTTKKGIGPAYMDKAARNGIRMADLLDREIFEEKLSHNLVEKNRMFERFYETEGFKIEEILEEYYEYGQQVQKYVCDTSVVLNDALDEGKRVLFEGAQGVMLDIDQGTYPFVTSSNPVAGGVTIGSGVGPTKINHVVGVCKAYTSRVGDGPFPTELHDEIGNQIREVGREYGTTTGRPRRVGWFDAVVVRHARRVSGITDLSLNSIDVLSGLDTVKICVAYEYKGEVIHEVPATLKATGECKPVYEELPGWSEDITGCKSLDELPDNARHYVERVSQLVGIPLTTFSVGPDRNQTNIVRSPWRLA, translated from the coding sequence ATGTCATCAGTTGTAGTAGTCGGTACACAATGGGGAGACGAAGGTAAAGGTAAAATAACAGATTTTCTATCCCAGAATGCGGAAGCCATTGCTCGTTATCAAGGCGGGAACAATGCAGGGCATACAATAAAATTTAATGGTGTTACTTATAAACTGCATTTAATTCCGTCAGGGATTTTTTATAGTGATAAAATTTGTGTCATTGGAAATGGTATGGTGGTCGATCCGAAAGCTCTTGTAGAGGAGCTTGCTTATTTGCATAGCCATGGAGTGAGTACGGATAATCTTCGTATTTCGAACCGTGCCCATGTCATTCTTCCTTATCATATCAAATTAGATGAAGTCGAAGAAGATCGTAAAGGCGCCAATAAGATTGGAACGACAAAAAAAGGGATCGGCCCTGCTTATATGGACAAGGCTGCCCGTAACGGAATCCGGATGGCCGACCTTTTGGACCGTGAAATTTTCGAGGAAAAACTATCTCATAATCTTGTCGAAAAAAATCGTATGTTCGAACGTTTTTATGAGACGGAAGGTTTCAAAATCGAAGAAATCTTGGAAGAATACTATGAGTACGGACAGCAAGTGCAGAAATATGTTTGCGATACATCCGTTGTATTGAATGATGCACTTGATGAAGGAAAACGGGTATTATTCGAAGGGGCACAAGGAGTCATGCTTGATATCGATCAAGGAACATATCCATTCGTCACGTCATCCAATCCGGTTGCAGGCGGCGTTACGATCGGTTCTGGCGTAGGTCCTACGAAAATCAACCATGTGGTTGGTGTATGTAAAGCATATACAAGCCGTGTGGGCGATGGTCCTTTCCCGACGGAATTACATGATGAAATCGGTAACCAAATCCGTGAAGTGGGCCGTGAATATGGCACAACTACAGGCAGGCCGCGCCGTGTGGGCTGGTTTGACGCTGTTGTCGTCCGCCATGCACGCCGTGTCAGCGGAATCACCGACCTATCATTGAACTCGATTGACGTGCTATCAGGTCTTGATACGGTCAAAATCTGTGTCGCTTATGAATACAAAGGCGAAGTCATTCATGAAGTGCCAGCCACTTTGAAAGCGACCGGTGAATGTAAGCCAGTTTATGAAGAGCTTCCAGGCTGGTCAGAGGACATCACAGGATGCAAATCACTGGACGAACTTCCAGATAATGCTCGTCACTATGTTGAGCGTGTATCACAATTAGTGGGCATTCCTTTGACGACTTTCTCTGTCGGTCCTGACCGCAACCAAACAAATATCGTGAGAAGCCCTTGGCGTCTAGCGTAA
- the rplI gene encoding 50S ribosomal protein L9 — MKVIFLKDVKGKGKKGEVKNVADGYAHNFLIKQGLAVEANNTNVKTLEAQKNKEQSLAAEELQQAEDLKVQLEKLTVELSAKAGEGGRLFGSITTKQIASELQKKHGIKLDKRKMELADGIRSLGHTKLPVKLHPEVTATLTVHVKEIN, encoded by the coding sequence ATGAAGGTAATATTTCTAAAAGATGTTAAAGGTAAAGGGAAAAAAGGGGAAGTTAAAAATGTTGCGGATGGATATGCACATAATTTCCTGATCAAGCAAGGATTGGCCGTTGAAGCAAATAATACAAATGTAAAAACGCTGGAAGCACAGAAGAATAAAGAACAATCGCTCGCTGCCGAAGAGCTTCAGCAAGCTGAAGACCTGAAAGTGCAACTGGAGAAATTGACAGTCGAGTTATCCGCCAAAGCGGGTGAGGGCGGCCGTTTATTCGGTTCGATCACGACGAAGCAAATCGCATCGGAGCTTCAGAAAAAACATGGCATCAAGCTTGATAAACGCAAGATGGAGCTTGCTGACGGCATCCGTTCTTTAGGACATACGAAGCTGCCCGTCAAGCTTCACCCTGAAGTCACGGCGACATTGACTGTGCATGTAAAAGAAATTAACTAA
- the rpsF gene encoding 30S ribosomal protein S6: MRKYEIMYIIRPNIEEEAKKALVERFNTILTDNGAEVEAKEWGKRRLAYEINDFRDGYYMLLKVNAESAAIQEFDRLAKISEDIIRHMATREEV; the protein is encoded by the coding sequence ATGAGAAAATACGAAATTATGTATATCATCCGTCCAAACATTGAGGAAGAAGCTAAAAAAGCTTTAGTTGAACGTTTCAACACAATCCTTACTGATAATGGTGCGGAAGTAGAAGCAAAAGAATGGGGTAAACGCCGTCTTGCATATGAAATCAATGATTTCCGTGATGGTTACTACATGCTTCTTAAAGTTAACGCTGAAAGTGCTGCGATCCAAGAATTCGATCGTCTTGCTAAAATCAGTGAAGACATCATTCGCCACATGGCTACTAGAGAAGAAGTTTAA
- a CDS encoding DHH family phosphoesterase, translating to MPSYLKEYSIKSPLYGMLAAGVLLLGVLAYYNWVIALIGLLILAGLFYLTLRMVEKKQRKTEEYITTLSYRLKKVGEEALLEMPIGIMLFNEDYYIEWTNPFLASCFSEDSLAGRSLYDVADSIVPLIKQEIETETLTLHDRKFKVVHKREERLLYFFDVTEQVEIEKLYEDERTAIAIILLDNYDDLTQGMDDQRKSSINSLVTSLLDKWARDNGVFFKRVSSERFIAIFNEHILQQLEKGKFSILDEIRETTAKQNVPLTLSIGVGSAVSSLPELGSLAQSSLDLALGRGGDQVAIKQSNGKVKFYGGKTNPMEKRTRVRARVISHALKDIVLDSDKVIVMGHKNPDMDAIGSAIGILKVAQMNEREGYIVINTQQLDSSVLRLMEEIKNKEDLYARFITPDEAFEMITDETLLVVVDTHKPSMVIEERLLNRIDKVVVIDHHRRGEEFIKNSLLVYMEPYASSTAELVTELLEYQPKRSKIDMLEATSLLAGIIVDTKSFTLRTGSRTFDAASYLRAHGADTVLVQKFLKEDVDTYIKRSKLIEEVIFYKKGIAIASAKTDQIHNQVLIAQAADTLLTMDGVVASFVMAKRSDDTVGISARSLGDINVQVIMEMLNGGGHLTNAATQQACSIEEAESRLKAAIDEYLEGGQRE from the coding sequence ATGCCATCTTATTTGAAGGAATACTCGATTAAGTCCCCTTTGTATGGGATGCTGGCCGCAGGCGTGTTACTTTTGGGCGTACTGGCTTACTATAATTGGGTCATTGCCCTTATTGGACTGTTGATTCTTGCTGGTTTATTTTATTTAACATTAAGAATGGTCGAAAAAAAACAACGTAAGACCGAAGAGTATATAACTACTTTATCTTACCGATTGAAGAAGGTCGGCGAGGAAGCGTTATTGGAAATGCCGATCGGAATCATGCTCTTTAATGAAGATTATTACATCGAATGGACCAATCCATTCCTGGCCTCCTGTTTTAGCGAGGATTCATTGGCTGGAAGGTCCCTATATGATGTCGCGGACTCGATCGTCCCATTGATCAAACAGGAAATCGAGACAGAAACACTGACGCTCCACGATCGGAAATTCAAAGTGGTCCACAAGCGTGAGGAAAGACTCCTTTACTTCTTTGATGTGACGGAGCAAGTGGAAATCGAGAAACTATATGAAGATGAACGGACGGCCATTGCCATCATCCTCCTCGATAATTATGATGATTTGACTCAGGGCATGGATGATCAGCGTAAAAGCAGCATCAACAGCTTGGTCACTTCACTTCTTGATAAATGGGCAAGGGATAATGGCGTTTTCTTTAAACGGGTATCCTCGGAACGATTCATTGCTATCTTCAATGAACATATTCTGCAGCAATTGGAAAAGGGGAAATTCTCGATCCTGGATGAAATCAGGGAAACGACAGCCAAGCAAAACGTACCACTGACCTTGAGCATAGGTGTCGGCTCCGCCGTATCATCACTGCCGGAACTAGGTTCGCTCGCGCAGTCCAGCCTGGATCTGGCACTTGGACGGGGCGGTGATCAGGTCGCGATCAAGCAGTCGAATGGAAAAGTGAAATTCTATGGCGGGAAGACCAACCCGATGGAAAAACGCACAAGGGTCCGTGCACGCGTGATTTCCCATGCATTGAAGGATATCGTCCTTGATAGCGATAAGGTCATTGTCATGGGCCATAAAAACCCGGATATGGACGCAATCGGTTCAGCAATCGGCATCTTGAAGGTCGCACAGATGAATGAACGGGAAGGGTATATCGTCATTAACACCCAACAGCTGGATAGCAGTGTCCTTCGGTTAATGGAAGAAATCAAGAATAAAGAAGACCTGTATGCCCGGTTCATAACGCCGGATGAAGCGTTTGAAATGATTACGGATGAGACATTGCTTGTCGTGGTCGATACGCATAAACCTTCAATGGTGATTGAAGAGCGGTTATTGAATAGGATCGATAAGGTTGTCGTCATTGACCATCATCGCCGCGGTGAAGAGTTCATCAAGAATTCATTGCTCGTCTATATGGAGCCCTATGCGTCTTCAACAGCTGAGCTTGTGACGGAGCTGCTTGAATATCAGCCGAAGCGCTCGAAGATAGACATGTTGGAAGCGACCTCGCTTCTTGCCGGCATCATCGTCGATACGAAAAGCTTCACATTGAGAACCGGTTCCCGTACCTTTGATGCAGCGTCCTATTTAAGGGCGCATGGGGCCGATACGGTTCTCGTCCAGAAATTCCTGAAGGAAGATGTGGACACATACATTAAACGGTCGAAGCTCATCGAAGAAGTGATCTTTTATAAAAAAGGAATTGCCATTGCCTCGGCTAAAACCGACCAGATCCATAATCAGGTGCTGATTGCCCAGGCTGCCGATACCCTATTGACGATGGACGGTGTCGTTGCTTCCTTCGTCATGGCTAAGCGATCTGATGATACGGTGGGCATCAGTGCACGCTCCCTCGGGGATATCAATGTCCAGGTGATCATGGAAATGCTGAATGGAGGCGGGCACTTGACGAATGCCGCCACTCAGCAGGCATGCTCGATCGAAGAAGCGGAAAGCCGGTTAAAAGCGGCGATAGACGAATATTTAGAAGGGGGACAAAGAGAATGA
- the ychF gene encoding redox-regulated ATPase YchF, giving the protein MALTAGIVGLPNVGKSTLFNAITQAGAESANYPFCTIDPNVGIVEVPDHRLQKLTDLVQPKKTVPTAFEFTDIAGIVKGASKGEGLGNKFLSHIRQVDAICQVVRCFADDNITHVSGKVNPIDDIEVINLELILADLESVDKRIDRVGKMAKQKDKDAVAEHEILVTLKAALEEEKPARSVEFTEEQLKIVKGMHLLTAKPTLYVANVSEDEVANADDNEYVQQVREYAANENAEVIVICAKIEEEIAELDGEEKEMFLSELGIEESGLDQLIRASYNLLGLATYFTAGVQEVRAWTFRKGMKAPQCAGVIHTDFERGFIRAEVVSYTDLLEAGSHGAAKEAGKVRLEGKEYIVNDGDVIHFRFNV; this is encoded by the coding sequence ATGGCTTTAACAGCTGGTATTGTCGGTTTGCCTAACGTAGGGAAATCCACTTTATTTAATGCAATTACTCAGGCAGGTGCGGAATCTGCGAACTATCCTTTTTGTACGATCGACCCGAACGTCGGGATCGTGGAAGTGCCGGATCACCGTTTGCAAAAATTGACCGATTTGGTCCAACCGAAAAAAACGGTTCCGACAGCATTCGAATTCACCGATATCGCCGGGATTGTAAAAGGGGCAAGTAAAGGTGAGGGTCTTGGCAATAAGTTCCTTTCTCACATCCGTCAAGTTGATGCGATTTGTCAGGTTGTCCGTTGTTTCGCTGATGACAACATTACGCATGTTTCCGGAAAAGTGAATCCGATCGATGATATCGAAGTCATCAATCTTGAATTGATCCTTGCCGATTTGGAATCGGTTGATAAACGTATCGACCGTGTCGGCAAAATGGCCAAGCAAAAAGATAAGGACGCAGTGGCTGAACATGAAATCCTTGTCACTTTGAAAGCGGCATTGGAAGAAGAAAAACCTGCCCGTTCCGTTGAATTTACTGAAGAACAGCTGAAAATCGTCAAGGGCATGCATTTGCTTACGGCGAAGCCGACGCTTTATGTGGCGAACGTAAGCGAAGATGAAGTGGCTAATGCCGATGACAACGAATATGTGCAGCAGGTCCGTGAATATGCAGCGAACGAAAACGCGGAAGTAATCGTGATTTGTGCCAAAATCGAAGAAGAAATTGCCGAGCTTGACGGTGAAGAAAAGGAAATGTTCTTATCTGAACTAGGCATCGAGGAGTCCGGTCTTGACCAATTGATCCGTGCTTCCTATAACTTGCTTGGATTGGCGACATACTTTACCGCTGGTGTCCAGGAAGTGCGTGCTTGGACATTCCGGAAAGGCATGAAGGCCCCTCAATGTGCGGGTGTCATCCATACCGATTTCGAACGAGGCTTCATCCGTGCCGAAGTCGTTTCTTATACCGATTTGCTAGAAGCGGGCAGTCACGGTGCTGCAAAAGAAGCTGGAAAAGTGCGGCTTGAAGGAAAAGAATACATCGTTAACGATGGCGATGTCATCCATTTCCGTTTTAACGTATAA
- the yycF gene encoding response regulator YycF — MDKKILVVDDEKPIADILQFNLKKEGYEVFCAYDGNEALKMVEERQPDLILLDIMLPQRDGMEVCREVRKKYETPIIMLTAKDSEIDKVLGLELGADDYVTKPFSTREIIARVKANLRRQQAVPVPDQDVNEPKEITIGTLTIHPDAYVVSKRGDTIELTHREFELLHYLAKHIGQVMTREHLLQTVWGYDYFGDVRTVDVTVRRLREKIEDNPSHPGWIVTRRGVGYYLRNPEQE, encoded by the coding sequence ATGGATAAGAAAATTCTGGTAGTGGACGATGAAAAGCCAATTGCTGATATATTGCAATTCAATCTGAAAAAAGAAGGCTATGAAGTTTTTTGTGCTTATGATGGCAATGAGGCCCTCAAAATGGTGGAAGAACGCCAGCCTGATTTGATCTTGCTTGATATCATGCTGCCGCAGCGCGATGGCATGGAGGTTTGCAGGGAAGTAAGGAAGAAGTATGAAACGCCGATCATCATGCTGACTGCCAAGGATTCAGAGATTGATAAAGTCCTGGGCCTGGAGCTTGGTGCAGATGACTACGTGACAAAACCATTTAGCACCCGGGAAATAATCGCACGCGTCAAGGCGAATTTAAGGCGTCAGCAAGCTGTCCCTGTCCCAGATCAAGATGTTAACGAACCGAAGGAAATCACGATAGGAACGCTCACGATCCACCCGGATGCCTATGTTGTATCCAAGCGGGGAGATACGATCGAATTAACTCACCGGGAGTTTGAATTGCTTCATTATTTGGCTAAACATATCGGTCAGGTCATGACAAGGGAGCACTTATTGCAAACTGTTTGGGGCTATGATTACTTTGGTGATGTACGGACCGTCGATGTAACGGTCAGACGTCTTCGTGAGAAGATAGAAGACAACCCAAGCCATCCAGGCTGGATTGTAACTAGAAGAGGGGTCGGTTATTACCTGCGTAACCCTGAACAGGAGTAG
- a CDS encoding YybS family protein gives MNSGRRIAEGGALLALYCILLFITIHVPLMGTITLFFLPTPFILFAIKQKLSWSLVYLFIASLLTLLIGSILSVPLTLLMGVTGMVIGYCLRKDKPLVTAFISAVLVFLGGTILIYAGSVLITNVNYIEKALDMVKASAEKPVNIMGSLGQAQRDEIKTQMHDFIDMFYTLMPSLFVLMSVLMVLFIFLAAHPILKRFSVKALRWPHFRDLRLPKSLLWYYLITMLLALFVNTDKNSYVYMAITNLFFILQFFILLQGYSLIFYIAHVKSWAKAVPVIILVVTLLFPLPIITTVIRFLGIMDLGFPFRETFRKKG, from the coding sequence ATGAATAGCGGGAGACGAATTGCGGAGGGTGGAGCCCTTTTGGCACTATATTGCATTTTACTGTTCATCACCATCCATGTCCCGTTAATGGGTACCATCACTCTTTTCTTTTTACCGACTCCTTTCATTTTGTTTGCAATCAAACAAAAGCTTTCTTGGAGCCTGGTTTACTTATTCATCGCTTCGTTGTTGACGCTCCTCATCGGGTCTATACTATCCGTACCATTGACCCTGCTTATGGGTGTTACGGGAATGGTGATCGGCTATTGCTTGAGGAAGGATAAACCGTTGGTAACTGCGTTCATAAGTGCAGTCCTTGTGTTCCTGGGAGGCACAATCTTAATATATGCAGGTTCCGTGTTGATAACGAATGTGAATTACATAGAAAAAGCGTTGGATATGGTTAAGGCATCGGCAGAAAAACCGGTTAACATCATGGGATCTCTTGGGCAGGCACAGAGGGATGAAATCAAAACGCAGATGCATGACTTCATCGATATGTTTTACACGTTGATGCCGAGTTTATTTGTCTTGATGTCCGTCTTGATGGTATTGTTCATTTTCCTCGCTGCACATCCCATTTTGAAGCGATTCAGCGTAAAGGCGTTAAGATGGCCTCATTTTCGAGATCTGCGACTCCCGAAAAGCCTTTTATGGTATTATTTAATTACGATGCTTCTCGCCCTTTTTGTGAATACGGACAAGAACAGCTATGTATATATGGCCATAACGAACTTATTTTTCATCCTGCAGTTCTTCATTTTATTGCAAGGATACTCCCTAATTTTTTATATCGCTCATGTGAAGTCATGGGCCAAGGCCGTGCCCGTTATAATCCTGGTTGTGACCTTGCTGTTTCCGCTTCCGATTATCACGACGGTCATCCGATTTTTAGGTATAATGGATTTAGGCTTTCCTTTTCGGGAGACATTCAGGAAAAAGGGTTAG
- the rpsR gene encoding 30S ribosomal protein S18, whose product MAMGGRKGRGKRKKVCYFTSNGITKIDYKDTDLLKKFVSERGKILPRRVTGTSAKYQRKLTIAIKRSRTMALLPYVSGE is encoded by the coding sequence ATGGCAATGGGTGGACGTAAAGGACGCGGTAAGCGTAAAAAGGTTTGTTATTTCACATCAAACGGTATCACTAAAATTGATTACAAAGATACAGATCTTCTTAAAAAATTCGTCTCAGAACGCGGTAAAATCTTACCACGTCGTGTAACTGGCACAAGCGCTAAATATCAACGTAAATTAACGATTGCTATTAAACGCTCACGTACTATGGCATTACTTCCATACGTATCTGGTGAATAA
- the dnaB gene encoding replicative DNA helicase — MIEQFQDRIPPQNIEAEQAVLGAIFLEPSSLTVTSEVLIPEDFYRSSHQKIFNVMLNLNDEGKAVDLITVTEELAATKNLEEVGGVSYLSELAGSVPTAANIEYYARIVEEKSLLRRLIRTATNIAQEGYSREDEVEELLGEAEKTIMEVAQRKNSGSFQNIKDVLVATYDNIEILTNRKGDVTGIPTGFAELDRMTAGFQRNDLIIVGARPSVGKTAFALNIAQNVATKTEENVAIFSLEMGAEQLVMRMLCAEGNINAQNLRTGSLTDEDWRKLTMAMGSLSNAGIYIDDTPGVRIGEIRSKCRRLKQEHGLGMILIDYLQLIQGDGRSGDNRQQEVSEISRSLKALARELKVPVIALSQLSRGVEQRQDKRPMMSDIRESGSIEQDADIVAFLYRDDYYDKESENKNIIEIIIAKQRNGPVGTVSLAFVKEYNKFVNLERRFDDDSMSPGA; from the coding sequence ATGATAGAACAATTTCAAGATAGGATCCCCCCTCAAAATATAGAAGCCGAACAGGCTGTACTGGGAGCCATTTTTCTAGAGCCATCTTCATTGACCGTTACTTCGGAAGTTTTGATTCCGGAGGATTTTTACAGAAGCTCGCATCAAAAGATTTTTAATGTGATGCTTAATTTGAATGACGAAGGCAAAGCGGTCGATTTGATCACGGTGACGGAAGAACTGGCTGCGACAAAAAACCTTGAAGAAGTTGGCGGTGTTTCTTATTTAAGTGAATTGGCCGGGTCGGTCCCTACCGCGGCCAATATTGAATATTATGCCCGCATCGTCGAGGAGAAGTCTTTGCTCCGCCGTTTGATCAGGACAGCGACCAACATCGCCCAGGAAGGCTACAGTCGCGAGGACGAGGTCGAGGAGCTGCTCGGGGAAGCAGAAAAAACGATCATGGAAGTGGCCCAGCGTAAAAATTCCGGGTCTTTCCAAAATATTAAAGATGTATTGGTTGCGACATACGATAACATAGAAATTCTGACCAACCGTAAAGGGGATGTCACGGGAATACCGACAGGGTTTGCTGAACTGGATCGAATGACGGCAGGGTTTCAACGTAATGATCTCATTATAGTGGGCGCCCGTCCCTCTGTAGGTAAAACGGCATTTGCCTTGAATATCGCTCAAAACGTTGCGACCAAAACGGAGGAAAATGTAGCGATTTTCAGTCTTGAAATGGGTGCAGAGCAGCTCGTTATGCGTATGCTCTGTGCCGAAGGAAACATAAACGCCCAGAACCTACGGACAGGTTCCTTGACCGATGAGGATTGGCGCAAGCTTACGATGGCGATGGGAAGCTTGTCGAATGCCGGCATTTATATTGATGATACGCCAGGCGTGAGGATCGGTGAAATTCGCTCAAAATGCCGCCGTCTGAAACAGGAACATGGCCTTGGCATGATCTTGATCGATTACCTGCAGTTAATTCAAGGCGATGGTCGTTCAGGCGACAACCGTCAGCAGGAGGTATCCGAGATTTCACGTTCACTCAAAGCGCTCGCTCGTGAACTTAAAGTGCCAGTCATCGCCCTTTCCCAGCTATCCCGGGGAGTGGAGCAGCGCCAGGATAAGCGCCCGATGATGTCTGATATCCGGGAATCGGGGAGTATCGAGCAAGATGCCGATATCGTCGCATTCTTATACCGTGATGATTATTATGATAAAGAATCCGAGAACAAAAATATCATTGAAATCATCATAGCGAAACAGCGTAATGGCCCGGTAGGAACGGTTTCACTTGCCTTCGTGAAGGAGTACAATAAATTCGTTAACCTCGAACGGCGATTCGATGATGATTCGATGTCGCCCGGGGCATAG
- the ssb gene encoding single-stranded DNA-binding protein, whose protein sequence is MMNRVVLVGRLTKDPELRYTPNGVPVATFTLAVNRSFTNQSGEREADFINCVVWRKPAENVANFLKKGSLAGVDGRVQTRNYEGQDGKRVYVTEILAESVQFLEPRSSSAGERNEGGSYGGGQRSYGNNNNGNDNNSYGQNPNQNQRSNNNYTRVDDDPFANDGKTIDISDDDLPF, encoded by the coding sequence ATGATGAATCGCGTAGTTTTGGTAGGACGCTTAACTAAAGATCCTGAATTACGATATACACCTAATGGAGTACCTGTAGCAACCTTTACTTTAGCTGTGAACCGTAGTTTTACGAATCAGTCAGGTGAACGTGAAGCAGATTTCATTAATTGTGTAGTTTGGCGTAAACCGGCAGAAAATGTAGCTAACTTCTTGAAAAAAGGCAGTTTGGCTGGCGTGGATGGACGTGTCCAAACACGTAATTATGAAGGACAAGACGGCAAACGCGTATATGTGACGGAGATTCTGGCTGAGAGCGTTCAGTTCCTTGAACCACGAAGCAGTTCAGCGGGTGAAAGAAATGAAGGCGGTTCTTACGGTGGGGGTCAAAGAAGTTATGGTAACAATAATAACGGAAATGACAATAATTCGTATGGACAAAATCCTAATCAGAATCAACGGAGCAATAACAACTACACTCGTGTAGATGATGATCCATTTGCAAATGACGGTAAGACCATCGACATTTCAGATGACGATCTTCCGTTTTAA
- a CDS encoding DUF951 domain-containing protein: MEEKEFALNDIVEMKKPHPCGVNKWKIIRLGMDIRIKCEGCGHSVMLARREFAKKMKKVLEKHEK, translated from the coding sequence ATGGAGGAAAAAGAATTTGCGCTGAACGATATCGTGGAAATGAAAAAACCACATCCGTGCGGTGTGAATAAGTGGAAAATCATTCGCCTAGGCATGGATATCCGGATAAAATGTGAAGGCTGCGGCCACAGCGTAATGCTTGCACGACGTGAATTCGCAAAGAAAATGAAAAAAGTTCTGGAAAAGCATGAGAAGTGA
- a CDS encoding M23 family metallopeptidase, whose translation MFSLKGRGITLLLVSVVFMLAVNRVTAAGLSDTATIHHVYLDDEFVGSVTDEGKIEQIVADKVEEAQEDYPDYTFDKESQVTFVPEEVFEEEVKEDQAVKEISDRLDIKAKAYEIDIDHQTVAYVPSKDDAEEVLKKLTLLYVDEAEYEAYESAKNEDGNSSESLKEPGSKILDIEFSRPVTFKETMADPDEIMTVDKTMAVLKEGKKEKVIYEAKEDDDLESIAASHDMDAGQLLELNQSQNEGKDLKEGDRLVVTELMPYVNVMVEREVYDEERIPFEKKVQEDDELPKGEVIIEQAGNDGIEAFTYNVSETNGKKVSETIVEKEITEKAKTEIIKKGTKVIPSQGSGTYAWPADGGYISSKQGQRWGKLHKGIDIARPSTRTITAADHGIIESAGNSGGYGNKITINHNNGYKTVYAHLDSIGVKAGQKIEKGAKIGMMGSTGNSTGVHLHFEVYKNGSLVNPLNYISQ comes from the coding sequence ATGTTTAGCTTAAAGGGGAGAGGAATCACCCTGCTGCTGGTATCCGTCGTATTTATGCTTGCAGTGAATCGGGTGACGGCTGCAGGGCTCTCGGATACTGCAACCATTCACCATGTTTATCTTGACGATGAGTTCGTGGGAAGCGTGACGGATGAAGGTAAGATAGAGCAGATCGTTGCGGATAAGGTAGAGGAAGCACAGGAAGACTATCCTGATTATACATTCGATAAGGAGTCTCAAGTGACGTTTGTTCCTGAAGAGGTATTTGAGGAAGAAGTGAAAGAGGATCAGGCTGTTAAGGAAATATCCGATCGGTTGGATATTAAGGCAAAAGCGTATGAAATCGATATAGATCATCAAACGGTCGCTTATGTCCCATCAAAGGATGATGCGGAGGAAGTGTTGAAAAAGCTCACCTTGCTCTATGTTGATGAAGCGGAATACGAAGCATATGAATCGGCTAAAAATGAGGACGGCAATTCGAGTGAATCGTTAAAGGAACCAGGAAGTAAAATCCTAGACATCGAATTTTCGCGTCCAGTTACGTTTAAAGAGACAATGGCCGATCCAGATGAAATCATGACTGTCGATAAAACCATGGCCGTGCTCAAAGAAGGCAAGAAGGAAAAGGTTATCTATGAGGCTAAGGAAGATGATGACCTGGAGTCGATTGCTGCGAGCCATGATATGGACGCGGGTCAACTATTGGAGCTCAACCAAAGCCAGAATGAAGGCAAGGACCTTAAGGAGGGCGATCGTCTCGTCGTGACGGAGCTTATGCCTTATGTGAACGTAATGGTGGAAAGGGAAGTATATGATGAAGAACGGATTCCTTTTGAAAAGAAGGTTCAGGAGGATGATGAACTGCCCAAGGGAGAGGTCATCATTGAACAAGCGGGCAATGATGGAATCGAGGCCTTCACTTATAACGTTTCCGAAACGAATGGTAAAAAAGTCAGTGAAACGATCGTGGAAAAAGAAATAACGGAAAAGGCGAAAACGGAAATCATCAAAAAAGGCACGAAGGTCATTCCTTCGCAAGGAAGCGGCACATATGCGTGGCCTGCAGACGGGGGCTATATCTCCAGCAAGCAGGGGCAACGATGGGGAAAACTCCATAAGGGAATTGATATCGCCCGTCCATCCACGAGGACGATCACGGCAGCTGATCATGGAATTATTGAATCGGCAGGAAACTCCGGCGGGTATGGAAATAAGATAACGATCAACCACAACAATGGATATAAGACCGTATATGCCCACCTCGATTCAATTGGTGTTAAAGCAGGACAAAAGATTGAAAAGGGTGCGAAAATCGGCATGATGGGTTCAACAGGGAACTCGACCGGCGTCCATCTCCATTTTGAAGTATATAAAAACGGGTCGCTTGTAAATCCGCTAAACTATATAAGTCAGTAA